GATGGGGGAGCTCGAGCCCAAGATGCCCGGCGACGCCGACCTGATCGTGACCGTCGAAACCTCCTCGATTCCGCTGGCGCACGAACTGGCCGCGGCGCGCGATCTGAACTACATCGTGGTGCGCAAGCGCCGCCGCCCCTACATGGTCGACCCCATCATCCAGGAGGTCGAGTCGCTCACCCTGGGGGCCGGCGAGGTCCTTTGGCTCGACCGCCGCTACACCGAGCACATCCTCAACAAGAACATCGTCCTGGTCATGGACGTCGTGGCTTCGGGTGGGACGATGCGCGCGCTCGAGCGCGTGGTGCACCGGGCCGGGGGCAAGGTGGCCGCGCGCATGGCCGGCTTCCACCAGGGCAACGGGGCCGAGGGCATCCTCACGGCCGGCGAACTGCCCCTGCTCTAGCCATCCACCAGGCGCCCGTCTTCGAGGCGCCAGGCCGGCAGCCCCTCCACCAGGGCCTCGTCGTGGGTCGCCAGCAGCACGGCGGCCCCGTTTTCTTCGGCCAGCTCGAGCAACAGGTCCTTGACCTTGCGGGCGTTGGCGCGGTCGAGGGCGCCGGTGGGTTCGTCGGCGAGGACGACCCGCGGCCGTGGGTAGAGGGCCCGGGCCACGGCCACCCGTTGCCGCTCACCGCCCGAGAGGGTGTCGGGCCGCTGGTGGGCGTGCCCCGCCAGGCCGACCCGTTCGATCAGGCGCCGCGCCCGTTCGGGGTCGGGCCGGCCGGCGATCATGCCGGGCACCAGCACGTTCTCCAGGGCGGTGAGCTCGTCCAGCAGGTAGTGGTGCTGGAAGACCAGGCCCACCCGGTCCCGCCGCAGCCGTGCCAGCTCCTCCTCGCTGCGCCGGCTGACCTCGACCTCGCCCCACCACAACCGCCCCGACGGCAGGGGCAGGATGCCCGCGAGCAGGTGCACCAGCGTCGTCTTGCCGGAGCCGCTGGGCCCCAGAACCGCCCGCACCGCGCCCGGCTCCAGTTCCAGGTCGAGGCCCTCGAAAAGCTCGAGCTCGGCGTAGCGAAAGGTCAGCCCCTCGGCTTTGAGCGCCCACACGTCCACCATCCTACCCACAAACCGGGGTAGGCCCGGAGGGCCGGTTTCGTATAGATTATGGGGTAATGAAGCTCGACGTGTCCGACAT
This genomic stretch from Oceanithermus profundus DSM 14977 harbors:
- a CDS encoding phosphoribosyltransferase family protein encodes the protein MDTYPIQIGGVTRHVPLHEPFPGVRIPLVDFLGDIEFVRAVMGELEPKMPGDADLIVTVETSSIPLAHELAAARDLNYIVVRKRRRPYMVDPIIQEVESLTLGAGEVLWLDRRYTEHILNKNIVLVMDVVASGGTMRALERVVHRAGGKVAARMAGFHQGNGAEGILTAGELPLL
- a CDS encoding ABC transporter ATP-binding protein — translated: MVDVWALKAEGLTFRYAELELFEGLDLELEPGAVRAVLGPSGSGKTTLVHLLAGILPLPSGRLWWGEVEVSRRSEEELARLRRDRVGLVFQHHYLLDELTALENVLVPGMIAGRPDPERARRLIERVGLAGHAHQRPDTLSGGERQRVAVARALYPRPRVVLADEPTGALDRANARKVKDLLLELAEENGAAVLLATHDEALVEGLPAWRLEDGRLVDG